In the genome of Ignavibacteriales bacterium, one region contains:
- a CDS encoding 30S ribosomal protein S18 encodes MKKEIKAKKICRFTQNKVKYIDYKDVKLLQRYTTEQGKIIPKRITGTSSKYQRELSIAIKRARHMALLPYVSDTIR; translated from the coding sequence ATGAAGAAAGAAATAAAAGCAAAAAAAATATGCAGGTTTACCCAGAATAAAGTAAAATACATCGACTATAAAGATGTAAAACTTTTACAAAGGTATACTACTGAACAGGGAAAGATTATCCCGAAAAGAATAACCGGTACCAGTTCCAAATACCAGAGAGAACTGTCCATCGCAATTAAACGAGCAAGACATATGGCTTTGTTACCGTATGTTTCTGACACTATCCGATAG
- a CDS encoding 50S ribosomal protein L9 encodes MKVILRQNIETLGQIGEIVEVKDGYAENYLIPRKLAYAALKGNIRALEEEKKNLSKKREQELKAAELLATELEKVSVTIPVQVGEEDKIFGSVTTQMLADALKEKGYEIDKRKIEIEEQIKSLGIYTITVKLHTSVAAKVKVWVVRE; translated from the coding sequence ATGAAAGTAATATTAAGACAAAACATAGAAACACTCGGACAAATTGGGGAGATAGTTGAAGTAAAAGACGGTTATGCCGAAAATTATCTTATACCCCGTAAACTCGCCTACGCGGCTCTAAAAGGAAATATAAGAGCTCTTGAAGAAGAGAAGAAAAATCTTTCCAAGAAAAGGGAACAGGAATTAAAGGCTGCGGAATTACTTGCGACTGAACTTGAAAAAGTTTCGGTCACCATTCCCGTCCAGGTAGGAGAAGAGGATAAGATATTCGGATCAGTCACAACTCAAATGTTAGCTGATGCACTTAAAGAAAAAGGTTATGAAATCGATAAAAGAAAAATTGAGATTGAAGAACAGATAAAATCTCTTGGCATATATACTATTACTGTTAAGTTGCACACAAGTGTTGCAGCTAAAGTTAAAGTGTGGGTTGTTAGAGAATAA
- a CDS encoding SDR family oxidoreductase — MYEMKNKIVVITGASAGIGKACAFEFAKAGAKLILISRRIELLEKFSNDLKKLSGNDVLNLQLDVRDKKDVENKINSLPDHWKKIDVLINNAGLARGLSKIDEGKIQDWEEMIDTNVKGLLFMTRMISPLMVERGFGHIINIGSIAGHEVYPMGNVYCATKFAVKALTKGMRIDLLDKNIRITSVDPGMVETEFSLVRFSGDEERAKKVYEGTKPLSPEDIADTVMYCATRPPHVNINEIVVMPTVQASTMHLIREA, encoded by the coding sequence GTGTACGAAATGAAAAATAAAATAGTTGTTATCACAGGAGCTTCTGCCGGAATTGGTAAAGCATGCGCATTTGAATTTGCAAAAGCAGGTGCAAAATTGATTTTGATCTCCAGAAGGATAGAACTACTGGAAAAGTTCAGTAATGATCTAAAAAAGCTTTCGGGTAATGATGTATTAAATCTTCAGTTGGATGTAAGGGATAAAAAAGATGTCGAGAATAAAATAAATTCTTTACCGGACCATTGGAAAAAAATCGATGTGCTTATAAACAATGCTGGATTAGCTCGGGGACTTAGTAAAATTGATGAAGGCAAAATTCAGGATTGGGAAGAAATGATCGATACAAATGTTAAAGGTCTTTTGTTTATGACGCGAATGATCTCCCCATTGATGGTCGAAAGAGGATTCGGACATATAATTAATATCGGCTCAATTGCCGGACATGAAGTTTACCCAATGGGAAATGTTTATTGCGCTACAAAGTTTGCCGTTAAGGCACTCACTAAGGGTATGCGGATTGATCTGCTTGATAAGAATATAAGAATAACTTCAGTTGATCCGGGAATGGTGGAAACAGAATTCAGCCTTGTACGTTTTTCCGGCGACGAAGAACGTGCAAAAAAAGTTTATGAAGGAACAAAACCATTGAGCCCAGAGGATATTGCTGACACAGTTATGTACTGTGCAACAAGACCTCCACACGTCAACATAAATGAGATAGTTGTTATGCCGACTGTCCAGGCTTCAACCATGCATTTGATAAGAGAAGCGTAG
- a CDS encoding threonylcarbamoyl-AMP synthase translates to MEFYELHPETPQLRFINKAVKVLKEGGVIIYPTDTVYGIGCDIFNKEALERIFEIKNDSTNKLFSFVCSDLKDISRYAKVSDYAYRTMKHLLPGPYTFILPAAKEVPKKLWSKRRTVGIRVPNHSVTLSLVGELGNPIISTSATNRKGEILYNPDEIKNIFSSQVDLMLSSGYLQGDPSSVVDLSEDAPEVIREGAGDVSLFV, encoded by the coding sequence ATGGAATTCTATGAACTTCATCCTGAAACACCGCAATTAAGATTTATCAATAAGGCTGTCAAAGTATTAAAAGAAGGAGGAGTAATTATCTATCCAACTGATACGGTATATGGCATTGGTTGTGATATTTTTAATAAAGAAGCATTAGAAAGAATATTTGAAATTAAAAATGACAGTACCAACAAGCTGTTCAGCTTTGTGTGTTCGGATCTAAAAGACATCTCCAGGTACGCAAAAGTTTCGGATTATGCTTATCGAACTATGAAACATCTTTTACCCGGACCTTATACATTCATATTACCGGCTGCAAAAGAAGTTCCTAAAAAATTATGGAGTAAAAGGAGAACCGTGGGTATCCGTGTCCCGAATCATTCAGTTACACTATCGCTTGTAGGTGAATTAGGAAACCCGATTATTTCAACAAGTGCAACAAACCGGAAAGGTGAAATTCTTTACAATCCGGATGAGATAAAAAATATTTTTTCATCGCAGGTTGACCTTATGCTGTCTTCAGGATATCTGCAGGGAGATCCATCAAGCGTTGTGGATCTAAGTGAAGATGCCCCTGAAGTAATTCGCGAAGGCGCAGGTGATGTAAGCCTTTTTGTTTAG
- the rpmB gene encoding 50S ribosomal protein L28: MSRRCQLTGTGPIAGNHVSHANNRRKRRFLPNLQKKRIWVQELNRFITLKLSTSAIKTISKYGTAQIAQLVRENKVKAR; encoded by the coding sequence ATGTCACGTAGATGCCAATTAACAGGAACAGGCCCAATAGCAGGAAACCATGTTTCTCACGCCAATAACAGAAGAAAGAGAAGATTCCTTCCGAACCTTCAAAAGAAGAGAATATGGGTTCAGGAACTGAACCGGTTTATTACTTTAAAATTATCCACAAGCGCAATTAAAACTATATCTAAATACGGTACTGCACAGATTGCACAGCTTGTGCGGGAAAACAAAGTTAAAGCAAGATAA